The following coding sequences lie in one Flavobacterium cyclinae genomic window:
- the radA gene encoding DNA repair protein RadA gives MSKVKTAFFCQNCGTQYSKWQGQCNACKEWNTIVEELVQKEEKVAWKTTTATSKAVTKPLLVKEIDTAQEIRLNTTDNELNRVLGGGLVPGSLTLLGGEPGIGKSTLLLQIALKLPYKTLYVSGEESQKQIKMRAERITSNGDNCYILTETKTQNIFRQILEIEPDIVIIDSIQTLHTDYIESSAGSISQIRECTAELIKFAKETNTPVLLIGHITKDGTIAGPKILEHMVDTVLQFEGDRNHVYRILRSLKNRFGSTAELGIYEMQGSGLREVDNPSEILISHKDEQLSGTAIATTLEGMRPLMIEIQALVSTAVYGTPQRSTTGYNAKRLNMILAVLEKRAGFRLGTKDVFLNVTGGISVEDTAIDLAVVAAILSSNEDIAIAEGFCFAGEVGLSGEIRPVNRIEQRIQEAEKLGFTTIFVSKHNKISLKNTGIKIVLVAKIEDVVSELFG, from the coding sequence ATGAGTAAAGTAAAAACGGCTTTTTTTTGCCAAAACTGTGGCACCCAATATTCGAAATGGCAAGGACAATGTAATGCCTGTAAAGAATGGAATACTATAGTTGAAGAATTGGTTCAAAAGGAAGAAAAAGTCGCTTGGAAAACTACAACCGCAACTTCTAAAGCCGTTACAAAACCTTTACTCGTAAAAGAAATAGACACTGCACAAGAAATCCGATTAAACACGACAGACAACGAGTTGAATCGGGTTTTGGGTGGTGGATTAGTACCAGGTTCCTTAACGTTATTAGGCGGCGAACCAGGAATAGGAAAAAGTACGTTACTCTTGCAAATTGCTTTAAAATTACCTTATAAAACCCTTTATGTTTCGGGAGAAGAAAGCCAAAAACAGATTAAAATGCGTGCCGAACGTATTACTTCGAATGGCGATAATTGCTACATTTTAACCGAAACCAAAACCCAAAATATCTTCCGTCAAATTTTGGAAATTGAACCCGATATTGTCATTATCGATTCGATTCAAACTTTACATACCGATTACATTGAATCGTCAGCCGGAAGTATTTCACAGATTAGAGAATGTACAGCCGAGTTGATAAAATTTGCCAAAGAAACCAATACACCCGTACTTTTAATCGGGCACATTACCAAAGACGGCACCATAGCCGGACCCAAGATTTTGGAACACATGGTCGATACCGTTTTGCAATTTGAAGGCGACAGAAATCACGTGTATCGAATTTTACGTTCGTTAAAAAACCGTTTTGGGTCTACTGCTGAGTTAGGGATTTACGAAATGCAAGGTTCTGGCTTACGCGAAGTAGATAATCCATCTGAAATTTTGATTTCGCATAAAGACGAACAACTTTCAGGAACTGCTATTGCTACTACTTTAGAAGGCATGCGTCCGTTGATGATTGAAATTCAAGCCTTAGTAAGTACTGCAGTTTATGGAACGCCACAACGCAGCACCACAGGTTACAACGCAAAACGCTTAAACATGATTTTAGCGGTTTTAGAAAAACGTGCTGGATTTCGATTGGGAACCAAAGACGTTTTCCTTAACGTTACAGGCGGAATTTCTGTAGAAGACACTGCAATTGATTTAGCAGTTGTGGCTGCTATTTTATCCTCAAACGAAGACATTGCTATTGCTGAAGGTTTTTGCTTTGCAGGAGAAGTAGGACTTTCAGGCGAAATCAGACCCGTTAACCGTATTGAACAACGCATTCAAGAAGCCGAAAAATTAGGATTTACCACGATTTTTGTTTCCAAACACAACAAAATTTCATTGAAAAACACAGGAATCAAAATTGTTTTAGTGGCTAAAATTGAAGATGTGGTGAGTGAGTTGTTTGGATAA
- a CDS encoding lipocalin family protein yields MKKFILITFIFFIFSCSNDENSNSIDSERLVGTWFLQNTTINGEEISTHDIEIEFTSSQRAFFTHYNLGSNGQDITENADYTINGNNIVFTWDDPEPGNETFTYEILELTSTMLKVKSYDAGDVVIEIYIK; encoded by the coding sequence ATGAAGAAATTTATACTTATAACATTCATTTTTTTTATTTTTTCATGCTCAAATGATGAAAATTCAAATTCAATTGACTCAGAAAGATTGGTTGGTACATGGTTTTTACAAAATACAACTATAAATGGAGAGGAAATAAGTACTCACGATATTGAAATTGAATTTACATCAAGTCAAAGAGCTTTTTTTACCCATTATAATTTAGGTTCAAATGGTCAAGATATTACTGAAAATGCAGATTATACTATAAACGGTAATAATATAGTTTTTACCTGGGATGATCCTGAGCCAGGAAATGAAACATTTACTTATGAAATTTTAGAATTGACTTCAACAATGCTTAAAGTCAAAAGTTATGATGCAGGTGATGTAGTAATTGAAATTTATATTAAGTAA
- a CDS encoding lysylphosphatidylglycerol synthase transmembrane domain-containing protein, whose translation MIGLGIIYYQYTTLSPDELEKIKVSFIKADYFYIYLSLFIALFGFWSRAYRWKFALNHLGYQTKFHNDLLTVCVSYFVNLTIPRSGEISRAALLKKYENVPFDKGFGTIVAERIVDLMIFFLFVIVAFLLQFEKLYQFLIEKLPVEKILYLLAGGIIIFILFIVVWIYAEWKIIQKLKTKLSGLIEGMTSILKMKDKWNYIFHSFFIWFSYLIMFYVTIFALPETSNISFDVVIMGFIFGSLAVGFTNGGLGAYPLAIAMIYSLYGIPNEVGVAFGWLVWVSQTLLTILLGLLSYLLLPILNKK comes from the coding sequence TTGATTGGGTTAGGAATTATTTATTATCAGTATACTACCCTTTCACCAGATGAATTAGAAAAAATTAAAGTCAGCTTCATAAAAGCCGATTATTTTTACATTTATTTATCCCTTTTTATAGCACTTTTCGGATTTTGGTCTCGTGCTTATCGTTGGAAATTTGCTCTTAATCACTTAGGATATCAAACAAAGTTTCACAACGATTTACTTACCGTTTGTGTTTCCTATTTTGTAAACCTTACCATACCTAGATCAGGTGAAATTTCTAGAGCTGCTTTACTAAAAAAATATGAAAACGTTCCATTCGACAAGGGATTTGGAACAATCGTTGCAGAACGAATCGTAGATTTAATGATTTTCTTTTTATTTGTAATTGTTGCCTTCCTATTACAATTTGAAAAACTTTATCAATTTTTAATTGAAAAACTACCGGTAGAAAAAATTTTATACTTATTAGCTGGTGGAATAATCATTTTTATTCTTTTTATAGTAGTTTGGATTTATGCTGAATGGAAAATTATTCAGAAATTAAAAACCAAATTATCGGGTTTAATTGAAGGCATGACGAGTATCTTAAAAATGAAAGACAAATGGAACTACATTTTTCATTCATTTTTTATTTGGTTCTCTTACCTAATTATGTTTTATGTTACCATTTTTGCGCTTCCTGAAACTTCAAATATTAGCTTTGATGTAGTAATTATGGGGTTTATTTTTGGAAGCCTAGCCGTTGGTTTTACTAATGGTGGGCTTGGCGCATACCCATTAGCAATTGCAATGATTTATTCGCTATACGGTATTCCCAATGAAGTAGGAGTTGCTTTTGGTTGGCTAGTATGGGTTTCTCAAACATTATTAACTATTTTATTGGGATTATTATCATATTTACTATTACCTATTTTAAATAAAAAATAA
- the mfd gene encoding transcription-repair coupling factor, with amino-acid sequence MTGLVGSSLSFVANSLFSKSELPFLILFSNKEEAAYYLNDLEQLINAEDVLFYPSSYRRPYQIEETDNANVLLRAEVLNRINSRKKPAIIVSYAEAIFEKVVTRKELEKNTLKLSVGDNLSIDFINETLFEYNFKRVDFVTEPGEFSVRGGIIDVFSFSNDNPYRIEFFGNEVDSIRSFDVETQLSVEKLKKISIIPNVENKLLQENRESFLNYINEKTVLVIQNTELLGQQLDKLFDKANEAFEKLSKDIQHAKPEELFLNQKQFLKRALDFSVIELHTNAVFKTDKKVEFLIQPQPSFNKQFDLLLNNLSENHFNGYKNYLCCSNENQASRFHAIFEDIDEANHESIRKQYKTMVLPLFEGFIDEENQIACYTDHQIFERYHKFSIKNGYSKKQTITLKELTSLSVGDYVTHIDHGIGKFGGLQKIQVEGKTQEAIKLVYADNDIVYVSIHSLHKISKYNGKDGAPPKIYKLGSTAWKALKQKTKARVKHIAFNLIQLYAKRRLDKGFQFAPDSYLQKELESSFIYEDTPDQVTATADVKADMESERPMDRLVCGDVGFGKTEVAIRAAFKAVDNGKQVAVLVPTTILAYQHYRTFSERLKDMPVTVSYLNRFRTTKQKADTLQKLQEGKVDILIGTHQLVNKNVLFKDLGLLIIDEEQKFGVNVKDKLKTIATNVDTLTLTATPIPRTLQFSLMAARDLSVITTPPPNRYPIETQVIRFNEEVIRDAVSYEIQRGGQVYFINNRIENIKEVAGMIQRLVPGAKVGIGHGQMDGKKLEELMLAFMEGEFDVLVATTIIESGLDVPNANTIFINNANNFGLSDLHQMRGRVGRSNKKAFCYFITPPYSMMTGEAQKRITALEQFSELGSGFNIAMKDLEIRGAGDLLGGEQSGFINEIGFDTYQKIMNEAIDELKENEFKDLYQEENDIETKEFVKDIQIDTDFELLFPDEYINNITERLNLYNELSQIKDEAALQQFEQKLIDRFGALPKPAIALLNSVRIKWKATAMGIERLMMKQGKMVGYFIGDQQSDFYQSNRFMKVLQFAQRNSNVCKIKEKETKNGLRLLLTFDNVKSVNKVLELLEGI; translated from the coding sequence ATGACGGGTTTGGTTGGTTCGTCGTTGTCTTTTGTGGCAAATTCGTTATTTTCGAAATCTGAACTTCCTTTCCTGATTTTATTCAGTAATAAAGAAGAAGCGGCTTATTATTTGAACGATTTAGAACAACTAATTAATGCCGAAGACGTTCTTTTTTACCCAAGTTCGTACCGAAGACCCTACCAAATTGAAGAAACCGACAACGCTAATGTGCTGCTTCGTGCTGAAGTTTTAAATCGAATCAATTCACGCAAAAAACCAGCAATTATTGTTTCGTATGCAGAAGCCATTTTTGAAAAAGTAGTTACTCGAAAAGAGTTAGAAAAAAACACGTTAAAACTTTCGGTTGGAGATAATTTATCAATTGATTTTATCAACGAAACTTTATTTGAATACAATTTCAAACGTGTCGATTTTGTTACCGAACCAGGCGAATTTTCCGTTCGTGGTGGAATCATCGACGTGTTTTCGTTTTCCAATGATAATCCGTACCGAATTGAATTTTTCGGAAACGAAGTCGATAGCATCCGAAGTTTTGATGTGGAAACTCAATTGTCAGTTGAAAAGCTGAAAAAGATTTCCATCATTCCAAATGTAGAAAATAAATTACTGCAAGAAAATCGTGAAAGTTTCTTAAATTATATCAACGAAAAAACGGTTTTAGTTATTCAAAATACCGAATTATTAGGCCAACAATTGGATAAATTATTCGACAAAGCCAATGAAGCTTTCGAGAAATTATCTAAAGATATCCAACACGCAAAACCCGAAGAATTATTCCTAAATCAAAAGCAATTTTTAAAACGAGCACTTGATTTTTCAGTTATTGAATTGCATACGAACGCTGTTTTTAAAACCGATAAAAAAGTTGAATTTCTTATTCAGCCGCAACCTTCGTTCAATAAGCAATTTGATTTGTTGTTGAACAATTTGAGTGAGAATCATTTCAACGGTTACAAAAATTATTTGTGTTGTTCCAATGAAAATCAAGCGAGTCGTTTTCATGCTATTTTTGAAGATATTGATGAAGCCAATCATGAAAGCATTCGCAAGCAATACAAAACCATGGTGTTGCCTTTATTTGAGGGTTTTATAGACGAAGAAAATCAAATAGCGTGTTACACCGACCATCAAATTTTTGAGCGTTACCATAAGTTTTCCATCAAAAATGGGTATTCGAAAAAGCAAACGATTACCTTAAAAGAACTGACTTCGTTATCGGTTGGCGATTATGTAACGCACATCGATCACGGCATTGGAAAATTTGGTGGCTTGCAGAAAATTCAAGTAGAAGGCAAAACGCAAGAAGCCATAAAATTGGTTTATGCTGATAACGATATTGTGTATGTGAGCATTCATTCGCTACATAAAATCTCAAAATACAATGGGAAAGATGGCGCGCCTCCTAAGATATACAAATTAGGAAGCACCGCTTGGAAAGCCTTAAAACAAAAGACAAAAGCACGTGTAAAACACATTGCGTTCAACCTAATTCAGTTGTATGCGAAGCGAAGATTAGATAAAGGTTTTCAGTTTGCACCCGATAGTTATTTGCAAAAAGAATTAGAAAGTTCTTTCATTTACGAAGATACGCCTGACCAAGTTACCGCAACAGCCGATGTAAAAGCCGACATGGAAAGCGAACGTCCGATGGATCGATTGGTTTGTGGTGACGTTGGTTTTGGAAAAACAGAAGTTGCCATTCGTGCAGCTTTTAAAGCGGTAGATAATGGAAAACAAGTCGCGGTTTTGGTTCCAACAACCATTTTAGCCTATCAACATTACCGAACATTTTCGGAACGTTTGAAAGATATGCCAGTTACCGTGAGTTATTTGAACCGATTTAGAACTACGAAACAAAAAGCCGATACGCTTCAAAAATTGCAAGAAGGAAAAGTCGATATTTTGATTGGAACACACCAATTGGTGAATAAAAATGTCCTGTTTAAAGATTTAGGTTTGTTGATTATCGACGAAGAACAAAAATTCGGAGTAAACGTAAAAGACAAATTGAAAACCATAGCTACGAATGTCGATACCTTGACTTTAACGGCAACTCCGATTCCGAGAACGTTACAGTTTTCGTTGATGGCGGCTCGAGATTTATCGGTAATTACAACGCCTCCACCCAATCGTTATCCGATTGAAACGCAAGTGATTCGTTTTAATGAAGAAGTCATTCGCGATGCAGTTTCCTACGAAATTCAACGTGGTGGCCAAGTTTATTTCATCAATAACCGAATTGAAAACATCAAAGAAGTTGCCGGAATGATTCAGCGATTGGTGCCAGGAGCAAAAGTGGGCATCGGTCACGGTCAAATGGATGGAAAAAAATTAGAAGAATTGATGTTGGCTTTTATGGAAGGCGAATTTGACGTTTTGGTCGCAACTACCATTATCGAAAGCGGTTTAGATGTACCAAATGCCAATACTATTTTCATCAATAATGCAAATAATTTCGGATTGTCTGATTTGCATCAAATGCGTGGTCGCGTGGGAAGAAGTAATAAAAAAGCGTTTTGTTATTTCATTACGCCACCGTATTCGATGATGACGGGAGAAGCGCAAAAACGTATTACGGCTTTGGAACAATTCAGCGAATTAGGAAGCGGTTTCAATATTGCAATGAAGGATTTGGAAATTCGTGGTGCAGGAGATTTATTAGGTGGTGAACAAAGTGGTTTTATCAATGAAATTGGTTTTGATACCTATCAAAAAATCATGAACGAAGCCATTGACGAGTTGAAAGAAAACGAATTCAAAGACTTGTACCAAGAAGAAAACGATATCGAAACCAAAGAGTTTGTCAAAGACATTCAAATTGATACCGATTTTGAATTGCTGTTCCCAGATGAGTACATCAACAACATTACTGAACGTTTGAATTTATACAACGAATTAAGCCAAATTAAAGACGAAGCAGCTTTACAACAATTTGAACAAAAACTAATCGACCGTTTTGGAGCGTTACCAAAACCAGCGATTGCGTTACTAAACAGCGTGCGCATCAAATGGAAAGCCACAGCGATGGGAATTGAACGTTTGATGATGAAACAAGGTAAAATGGTGGGTTATTTCATTGGCGACCAACAAAGCGATTTCTACCAAAGTAACCGTTTTATGAAAGTGCTACAATTTGCCCAACGCAATAGCAATGTTTGTAAAATAAAAGAAAAAGAAACCAAAAACGGCTTACGTTTATTACTGACTTTTGATAATGTGAAATCAGTGAATAAGGTGCTGGAGTTGTTGGAGGGGATTTAA
- a CDS encoding glycogen/starch synthase — protein MEDKRILYVSSEVVPYLAENEVSLQSYEMPKMINDLGGQIRIFMPRYGNINERRHQLHEVIRLSGMNLVVNDMDMPLIIKVASIPKERIQVYFIDNDEYFKRKATFSDEDGILYSDNDERAIFFAKGVVETVKKLNWVPDVIHVHGWMAALLPVYLKHYYKDEGIFAETKIVTSVYEQGFEGELNSEFLNKILFDNIDANSVADLSSPTYENLMKVCIAHSDALVSGSQVLSPTLTKFIESTKKPFLPFASKDTIKEEYTSFIKNHLL, from the coding sequence ATGGAAGATAAGAGGATATTGTATGTATCATCTGAAGTGGTGCCTTATTTAGCCGAAAATGAAGTTTCGTTACAGTCGTATGAAATGCCAAAAATGATTAATGACTTAGGGGGACAAATACGAATTTTTATGCCTAGATATGGTAATATTAACGAAAGAAGACATCAATTGCATGAAGTTATTCGTTTATCAGGTATGAATTTAGTGGTAAATGATATGGATATGCCTCTTATTATCAAAGTTGCTTCAATTCCTAAAGAAAGAATCCAAGTATATTTTATTGATAACGATGAATATTTCAAAAGAAAAGCTACTTTTTCAGACGAAGATGGAATTTTATATTCAGATAATGATGAAAGAGCTATTTTCTTTGCTAAAGGAGTTGTTGAAACGGTAAAAAAATTAAATTGGGTTCCTGATGTTATTCACGTACATGGATGGATGGCAGCACTTTTACCTGTTTATTTAAAACACTACTATAAAGATGAAGGTATTTTTGCTGAAACAAAAATAGTTACTTCTGTTTATGAACAAGGTTTTGAAGGGGAACTGAACAGTGAATTTTTAAACAAAATTTTATTTGATAATATTGATGCAAATTCTGTAGCTGATTTAAGTAGTCCAACTTATGAAAATTTGATGAAAGTTTGTATTGCTCATTCTGATGCTTTGGTTTCAGGTTCTCAAGTGTTATCTCCAACTTTAACAAAATTTATAGAAAGTACAAAAAAACCTTTTTTACCTTTCGCCTCTAAAGATACCATTAAAGAAGAATATACTTCGTTTATAAAGAATCACTTACTATAA
- a CDS encoding helix-turn-helix domain-containing protein, whose protein sequence is MDEEIFLKKIGEKLKFYRKKAGYSNYEYFAYENNISRPQYGKYEAGANIQLNTLYKILKALKVTPEEFFKGIE, encoded by the coding sequence ATGGATGAAGAAATATTTTTAAAAAAAATTGGAGAAAAGCTAAAATTTTATCGTAAAAAAGCTGGTTATTCTAATTATGAATACTTTGCTTATGAGAATAATATTAGCAGACCTCAGTATGGAAAATATGAAGCTGGCGCCAACATTCAACTAAATACTCTTTATAAAATACTGAAAGCTCTTAAAGTTACACCAGAAGAATTTTTTAAAGGAATTGAATAG
- the panD gene encoding aspartate 1-decarboxylase: MQIQVVKSKIHRVTVTGADLNYIGSITIDEALMEASNIIEGEKVQIVNINNGERLETYAIKGPRNTGEITLNGPAARKVHRGDIVIIISYGIMDFEEAKKFKPTLVFPNEKDNSLT; encoded by the coding sequence ATGCAAATTCAAGTAGTAAAATCGAAAATTCATCGAGTAACCGTAACAGGTGCCGATTTGAATTATATTGGGAGTATCACCATAGATGAAGCTTTAATGGAAGCATCTAACATTATTGAAGGTGAAAAAGTACAAATCGTTAACATTAATAATGGAGAACGATTAGAAACGTATGCCATCAAAGGACCAAGAAATACCGGTGAAATTACTTTAAACGGACCAGCCGCTCGCAAAGTGCATCGTGGTGATATCGTAATTATAATTTCTTATGGAATTATGGACTTTGAAGAAGCTAAAAAATTCAAACCTACTTTAGTTTTTCCTAACGAGAAAGATAACTCTTTAACATAG
- the panC gene encoding pantoate--beta-alanine ligase — translation MLIFNKKSDLSAFLSPLIQQNKSIGFVPTMGALHKGHLSLLEKSLSENEITVMSIFVNPTQFNNSEDLDKYPRTLERDIQIMQEVSNTIIVYAPEVEDIYEGKTVSQSFDYDGLENQMEGKHRPGHFDGVGTIVKRLFEIVQPNKAYFGEKDFQQLQIVKKLVEKNNIPVAVIGCPIHREDSGLAMSSRNERLSETARKNAAIIYQILNSAKEIFATNSAEATVKWVENEFQKHPDFQLEYFEIADETTLLPVNTKEADKKYRGFIAIFIENIRLIDNISLN, via the coding sequence ATGCTCATTTTTAATAAAAAGTCTGATTTAAGCGCTTTTTTAAGCCCCTTAATTCAACAAAATAAATCGATTGGATTTGTTCCTACGATGGGTGCACTTCACAAAGGACACTTGTCTTTATTAGAAAAATCGCTTTCTGAAAACGAAATTACTGTGATGAGTATTTTTGTAAATCCCACGCAATTTAACAACTCTGAAGACCTAGATAAATATCCTAGAACTCTTGAACGTGATATTCAAATTATGCAAGAAGTAAGCAATACTATTATTGTTTATGCCCCAGAAGTTGAAGATATCTATGAAGGTAAGACCGTTTCTCAATCTTTTGATTACGATGGTTTAGAAAACCAAATGGAAGGAAAACATCGCCCAGGACATTTTGATGGCGTTGGAACTATAGTTAAAAGATTATTTGAAATTGTTCAACCAAACAAAGCATATTTTGGCGAAAAAGATTTTCAACAATTACAAATTGTAAAAAAATTAGTTGAAAAAAATAACATTCCGGTTGCTGTAATTGGTTGTCCTATTCATAGAGAAGACAGCGGATTGGCTATGAGTTCAAGAAATGAGCGGTTATCAGAAACGGCAAGAAAAAATGCAGCTATCATTTATCAAATTCTGAATTCGGCAAAAGAAATATTTGCAACAAATTCAGCTGAAGCAACTGTAAAATGGGTTGAAAACGAATTCCAAAAACATCCTGATTTTCAACTAGAGTATTTTGAAATTGCTGACGAAACAACGCTTTTACCTGTCAATACCAAAGAAGCAGATAAAAAATACCGAGGCTTTATTGCAATTTTTATTGAGAATATTCGATTAATAGATAATATTTCACTAAATTAA
- a CDS encoding lipocalin family protein, with translation MKKIIFILVCIQILTISCSNDDDNSNDQRIIGKWNYYQEINEINGIDIGTYDWPHSCSNIKDNVEFVNDGNYIESSYLNNCQIDISNSGNGTWNLNGNNLTINIWGDVFTYQVVSVTDEYLKLKATDDIQPGDPDYFVIFSRN, from the coding sequence ATGAAAAAAATAATATTTATTTTGGTATGTATTCAAATACTTACTATTTCGTGCTCTAATGATGATGATAACTCTAATGACCAAAGAATAATTGGTAAATGGAATTATTACCAAGAAATAAATGAAATTAACGGAATTGATATTGGGACTTATGATTGGCCTCATTCATGTTCTAATATCAAAGATAATGTAGAGTTTGTTAATGATGGCAACTATATTGAATCTTCCTATTTAAACAATTGTCAAATTGATATAAGTAATTCTGGGAATGGTACGTGGAATTTAAATGGAAACAACCTGACAATTAATATTTGGGGCGATGTTTTTACATACCAAGTTGTATCAGTTACAGATGAATATTTAAAACTTAAGGCAACAGACGATATTCAGCCAGGAGATCCTGATTATTTTGTGATATTCTCAAGAAATTAA
- a CDS encoding alpha/beta hydrolase produces MKTPITLIIFLFSFFLFAQKNTETLETKKLGTRTFTVVTPPSYETNPEKSYPTLLVLDGEYLLDPFEGILKYGAYWDDLPEMIIIAVNQNYGETRFADSEFDDAGFPSGNGANFFEFIGQELYPYVDKKYRTIPFRMIAGHDTTAGFLNFYLYKDNPIFNAYISLAPEMAPEMEKRIAERLTKITKPIFYYQATGEGDLKEINEKAGELDANIKAIPNASFKYQNDAFKGASHYSLVAKAVPNAIYFIFDGYQPISMVEFQDKILKLDSGYTDYLIAKYDELEKRFGFKMKPRLSDFKAIEAAILKNKAYNELQPLADFADKHYPKTILGTYHQALYFEKTGNYKKAVKTYQRAFTLEPIRELTKDFMLNRAEALKGKDDKPTEDVPAEAPAEETPTEEQKQE; encoded by the coding sequence ATGAAAACCCCTATTACATTAATTATCTTTCTATTTAGTTTTTTCCTTTTTGCCCAAAAAAACACTGAAACTTTAGAAACTAAAAAACTTGGAACAAGAACATTTACAGTTGTTACTCCTCCGTCTTACGAAACCAATCCTGAAAAAAGCTATCCTACTTTATTAGTTTTAGATGGAGAATATTTATTAGATCCTTTTGAAGGAATTCTAAAATATGGTGCATACTGGGACGATTTACCTGAAATGATTATCATCGCAGTAAATCAAAATTATGGCGAAACACGATTTGCCGATAGCGAATTTGATGACGCAGGATTTCCTTCAGGAAATGGAGCCAATTTCTTTGAATTTATTGGTCAAGAACTTTATCCATATGTAGATAAAAAATATCGTACAATCCCATTTAGAATGATTGCAGGCCATGACACTACTGCTGGTTTCTTGAACTTTTATTTGTACAAAGACAATCCCATTTTCAACGCCTATATTTCATTAGCTCCTGAAATGGCTCCTGAAATGGAAAAACGTATTGCTGAACGATTGACTAAAATAACGAAACCTATTTTCTATTATCAAGCTACTGGCGAAGGGGATTTAAAAGAAATTAACGAAAAAGCAGGAGAATTAGATGCCAATATCAAAGCGATTCCAAATGCTTCTTTTAAATATCAAAACGATGCTTTCAAAGGCGCTTCACATTATTCGTTAGTGGCTAAAGCAGTTCCTAATGCTATCTATTTTATTTTTGATGGTTACCAACCCATTTCAATGGTAGAATTCCAAGATAAAATTTTAAAATTAGATTCGGGTTATACTGATTATTTAATTGCAAAATATGACGAATTAGAAAAGCGTTTTGGATTTAAAATGAAACCTAGATTATCTGATTTTAAAGCTATTGAAGCTGCTATTTTAAAAAACAAAGCATATAACGAATTACAACCATTAGCGGATTTTGCTGATAAACATTATCCTAAAACTATTTTAGGAACTTATCATCAAGCTTTGTATTTTGAAAAAACTGGAAATTATAAAAAAGCAGTTAAAACGTACCAACGAGCTTTTACTCTTGAGCCAATTCGCGAATTGACTAAAGATTTCATGTTAAACAGAGCCGAAGCATTAAAAGGTAAAGATGATAAACCAACTGAAGATGTTCCGGCAGAAGCTCCTGCAGAAGAAACACCAACAGAAGAACAAAAACAAGAATAA